One segment of Thermoanaerobacter kivui DNA contains the following:
- a CDS encoding ISLre2 family transposase, producing the protein MKKNIFEDIILQNALNFTKEVVEIFGDLLNKGMNITELAARIKELTDKLGREAIEAIIEELDRIIKEDKRRKEKWVVERKDKKRLTTILGDIEYERTYYKSREDGRYTYLIDDALEIGRHDRIEKGVKIKLVENAIEESYERSSKKACPEELSKQTVLNAIREIGEVEVKREIKEKKEVRVLYIEADEDHVPLQDGSNETPRLIYIHEGKEEKNGRNVLRNVHYKAYVGEKPEDIWIDVANYIEDNYKEEKIEKIYIAGDGAPWIKEGLKWILKSRFVLDRYHLNKYVLKATSKEPKYRDKIWRAINEGNKEGVKKVFDELIKAAEEEREKEKIKEARKYILNNWEGIVIYNKDEDVIGCSAEGHISHVFSARLSRNPLGWSREGLKLMAKLRVFSKNGGDLREAEWGKKKNINAGSYNLTKKQIKEAVRRVKTSTNEKINNITVLNIGKVTPIYRVLRALKYAQVI; encoded by the coding sequence GTGAAAAAAAATATCTTTGAGGATATTATACTACAAAATGCTCTAAATTTCACTAAGGAAGTAGTAGAAATTTTTGGTGATTTATTAAATAAAGGAATGAATATTACAGAGCTTGCAGCAAGGATAAAGGAACTGACGGACAAACTAGGTAGAGAGGCAATAGAAGCAATTATTGAAGAGTTAGATAGGATAATAAAAGAAGATAAGAGAAGGAAAGAAAAATGGGTAGTAGAGAGGAAAGATAAAAAGAGATTAACGACAATCCTTGGGGATATAGAATATGAGAGGACATATTACAAATCCAGAGAGGATGGAAGATATACATACTTGATAGATGATGCATTAGAGATAGGACGGCACGATAGGATAGAGAAGGGAGTAAAAATAAAGTTAGTAGAAAACGCGATAGAAGAATCATATGAGAGAAGTAGTAAAAAAGCATGTCCAGAGGAGTTAAGTAAACAGACGGTATTAAACGCAATAAGGGAAATAGGAGAAGTAGAAGTAAAGAGAGAAATAAAAGAGAAGAAAGAGGTAAGGGTATTATACATAGAAGCAGATGAAGACCATGTGCCTTTGCAAGATGGCAGCAATGAAACACCGCGATTGATATACATACATGAAGGTAAAGAAGAGAAAAATGGTAGAAATGTACTGAGAAATGTGCATTACAAAGCATATGTAGGAGAGAAACCTGAAGACATATGGATAGATGTAGCAAATTACATAGAAGACAATTACAAAGAAGAGAAGATAGAGAAGATATACATAGCAGGAGATGGGGCACCGTGGATAAAAGAGGGATTAAAATGGATATTAAAATCAAGGTTTGTGTTAGACAGATATCATTTAAACAAATACGTATTAAAAGCAACATCAAAAGAGCCAAAGTATAGAGATAAGATATGGAGAGCAATAAATGAAGGGAATAAAGAAGGAGTGAAGAAGGTATTTGATGAGCTAATAAAGGCAGCAGAGGAAGAGAGAGAGAAAGAGAAGATAAAAGAAGCAAGGAAATACATACTAAACAATTGGGAAGGAATAGTGATATACAACAAAGACGAAGATGTAATAGGGTGCAGTGCAGAAGGGCATATAAGCCATGTATTTTCAGCCAGATTAAGCAGGAATCCACTAGGGTGGAGTAGAGAAGGATTAAAGTTAATGGCGAAATTAAGGGTATTCAGCAAGAATGGAGGAGACTTAAGAGAAGCAGAATGGGGTAAGAAAAAGAATATCAATGCTGGGAGTTATAATTTAACGAAGAAGCAAATAAAAGAAGCGGTAAGGAGAGTTAAAACGTCTACAAATGAAAAAATAAACAATATTACGGTTTTGAATATAGGGAAAGTAACGCCAATATATAGGGTTTTAAGAGCATTAAAATATGCACAAGTTATATAA
- a CDS encoding lipoate--protein ligase, with product MLYIYNKNTNPYFNLAAEEYILKEFKDECFMLWRNGPSIIVGKNQNTLAEINLDYVREHKIPIVRRLSGGGAVFHDLGNLNFTFIVNDDVSSFSDFRRFTQPIIDVLRKLSVNAEFSGRNDLTIDGKKFSGNAQYYYKNRILHHGTLLFSSSITDLSAALKVRPIKFEDKGVKSVSKRVTNISEHLKEPITIEQFIDLIMNHIREQSGGNELYEFTQEDVEKIEKLVREKYSTWEWNFGTSPDYSFKNEKKFAGGTVEVNLNVEKGIIKDIKIYGDFFGKYDVSELENLLKGVKHSEEEIRKVLSNIDINDYFASITVDNLIEVMF from the coding sequence ATGCTATACATTTATAATAAAAACACAAATCCATATTTTAATTTGGCGGCAGAAGAATATATTTTGAAAGAATTTAAAGATGAGTGCTTTATGTTGTGGCGAAACGGACCCAGCATTATAGTAGGTAAAAACCAGAACACATTGGCGGAAATAAATTTAGATTATGTGAGAGAACATAAAATTCCGATTGTCAGAAGATTATCAGGAGGAGGAGCAGTTTTTCACGACCTTGGTAACTTAAATTTTACTTTTATAGTAAACGATGATGTTAGCAGTTTTAGCGACTTTAGAAGATTTACACAGCCAATAATAGATGTGCTTAGAAAACTTTCTGTCAATGCTGAGTTTTCAGGAAGAAACGATTTAACAATTGATGGTAAGAAATTTTCAGGTAACGCACAATATTACTATAAAAACAGGATATTACACCACGGGACCCTTTTGTTTTCCTCAAGCATTACCGATTTGTCAGCGGCACTAAAAGTAAGACCCATAAAATTTGAAGATAAAGGCGTAAAATCTGTATCTAAAAGAGTTACAAACATAAGTGAACATCTAAAAGAGCCTATTACAATAGAACAGTTTATAGACCTTATTATGAATCATATTAGAGAGCAAAGTGGTGGCAATGAATTGTATGAATTTACACAAGAGGATGTAGAAAAAATAGAGAAATTGGTCAGAGAAAAGTACAGTACATGGGAATGGAATTTTGGAACATCGCCTGATTATAGTTTCAAAAATGAAAAAAAATTTGCCGGGGGCACTGTTGAAGTAAATTTAAATGTTGAAAAAGGAATAATAAAAGATATAAAAATTTATGGAGACTTTTTTGGGAAATACGATGTCTCAGAATTAGAAAATCTTCTAAAAGGTGTAAAGCATTCGGAAGAGGAAATAAGAAAAGTGCTTTCAAATATTGATATAAACGATTATTTTGCTAGCATAACTGTTGACAATTTAATCGAAGTGATGTTTTGA
- a CDS encoding carboxymuconolactone decarboxylase family protein encodes MASVDMKELQEGMKKLGEGVPSVMRDFQKLHHDAKANGALSTKEKELIALGIAVAVRCSYCILTHVNAALQAGATREEIMETLGVAILMGGGPAVTYATEAIKALEEAGK; translated from the coding sequence ATGGCAAGCGTAGACATGAAGGAATTACAAGAAGGTATGAAAAAGCTGGGAGAAGGGGTACCTTCAGTGATGAGGGATTTCCAGAAACTTCACCATGATGCTAAAGCCAACGGGGCCCTCTCAACTAAGGAAAAAGAGCTCATCGCTTTGGGCATCGCTGTGGCTGTCCGTTGCTCCTACTGCATCCTCACCCACGTAAATGCGGCCCTGCAAGCGGGAGCTACCCGGGAAGAGATCATGGAGACCCTAGGAGTGGCTATACTTATGGGTGGAGGACCTGCTGTGACTTATGCCACTGAGGCTATAAAGGCTTTGGAAGAGGCTGGAAAGTAA
- a CDS encoding OsmC family protein, translated as MAIETFKAVSRKLPEGLAVESEVRGFKIVLDEPKELGGTNKGMNPVEALLCALGSCQTIVASAFAKAKGINLQDFWVELEGDLDTDGFRGKANVRPGFQEIRFKMHIKTDSPKEKVEEFVKFIEKTCPVGDSIANPVKLVLSDVIVE; from the coding sequence ATGGCAATTGAAACTTTTAAAGCAGTTTCAAGAAAATTACCAGAAGGTTTAGCAGTTGAGAGCGAAGTGAGAGGTTTCAAAATAGTACTAGATGAGCCAAAAGAATTAGGCGGTACAAATAAAGGGATGAACCCTGTAGAGGCTTTACTTTGCGCTTTAGGTTCTTGCCAGACAATTGTGGCATCAGCTTTTGCAAAGGCAAAAGGTATAAATTTACAAGATTTTTGGGTTGAATTAGAAGGAGACCTTGATACAGATGGTTTCAGGGGGAAAGCTAATGTAAGACCAGGCTTCCAAGAGATAAGATTTAAAATGCACATAAAAACAGACTCGCCAAAAGAAAAAGTAGAAGAATTTGTAAAGTTTATAGAAAAAACCTGCCCTGTAGGCGATTCTATAGCAAATCCAGTAAAATTAGTTTTGTCAGATGTGATTGTTGAATAA
- a CDS encoding pyridoxal phosphate-dependent aminotransferase: protein MNIEDRVAKRAKLIEISTIRYFFNMAREVPGAISLAIGEPDFVTPQHIRDVAKKALDEGKTGYTVNPGLIELRQEISNYLKRRYNITYNPETEILVTIGATEAIYVALNTLVEEGDEVLIPEPSFVAYHPCTILAGAKSVFVPTYEEDEFVLRADVLEKYITDKSKVLILPYPNNPTGAVMPKEAMEKIAEVVKKYDLIVVTDEIYSELIYSGFEHVSFASLKDMWERTVTINGFSKSYAMTGWRLGYIAAPEYFVKHMTKIHQYGVTAAATMCQYAGIEAIKNGDEDILRMRDEYDRRRKYLLQSVREMGLDCFEPKGAFYIFPSIKKTGLTSTEFAKRLLYEAKVAVVPGNAFGENGEGYVRMAYATSMKNLEEAVKRMKEFMSKF, encoded by the coding sequence ATGAATATTGAAGACAGAGTGGCAAAAAGAGCAAAGTTGATAGAAATATCTACCATAAGATATTTCTTTAACATGGCACGAGAGGTGCCAGGGGCAATATCCCTTGCTATTGGAGAGCCAGACTTTGTAACCCCTCAGCACATAAGAGATGTGGCGAAAAAAGCCCTCGATGAAGGTAAAACAGGATACACTGTAAATCCTGGGCTTATTGAACTAAGACAAGAAATTTCGAATTACCTTAAGAGAAGGTATAATATTACCTACAATCCAGAAACTGAAATTTTAGTTACAATTGGAGCTACAGAAGCTATATACGTCGCTTTAAATACTTTGGTAGAAGAAGGAGACGAAGTATTAATTCCAGAACCTTCATTTGTAGCATACCATCCTTGTACAATTCTTGCAGGTGCTAAATCTGTTTTTGTGCCAACATATGAGGAGGATGAGTTTGTATTAAGGGCAGATGTTTTAGAGAAGTACATTACGGACAAATCAAAAGTGTTAATTCTTCCTTATCCTAATAATCCAACTGGCGCGGTAATGCCAAAAGAAGCGATGGAAAAGATAGCTGAAGTGGTTAAAAAATATGACCTTATTGTGGTTACTGATGAAATTTATTCTGAGCTAATATATAGTGGTTTTGAACACGTAAGCTTTGCTTCTTTAAAAGATATGTGGGAAAGAACAGTTACTATAAATGGTTTCTCGAAGTCATATGCGATGACAGGATGGCGCCTCGGATATATAGCTGCACCGGAATATTTCGTGAAACACATGACCAAAATACATCAATACGGTGTGACAGCAGCAGCTACAATGTGCCAGTATGCTGGAATTGAGGCTATAAAAAATGGGGATGAAGATATTTTAAGAATGAGAGATGAATACGATAGGAGAAGAAAGTATTTACTTCAAAGTGTGAGAGAAATGGGACTTGATTGTTTTGAACCAAAGGGTGCTTTTTACATATTCCCTTCAATAAAAAAGACAGGCCTTACGTCGACAGAATTTGCTAAGAGACTCCTTTACGAAGCAAAAGTTGCAGTTGTGCCGGGAAATGCCTTTGGAGAAAATGGGGAAGGATATGTTCGAATGGCTTATGCAACTTCTATGAAAAACTTAGAAGAAGCAGTAAAAAGAATGAAAGAATTTATGTCAAAGTTTTAA
- a CDS encoding YiiX/YebB-like N1pC/P60 family cysteine hydrolase: MKETVPFVCRASSSNAGERAKAVDKVYKFVGIPYSWRADKSDDENWYCSKVPWAAYKKASGIDIDGNIGFWVLPIDIFISKETDVFEYSNS; encoded by the coding sequence ATGAAAGAAACCGTCCCCTTTGTCTGCAGAGCCAGTTCTTCGAATGCAGGAGAGAGAGCCAAAGCAGTTGATAAAGTATATAAGTTTGTTGGAATACCTTACAGTTGGAGGGCAGATAAAAGCGATGATGAAAACTGGTATTGCTCAAAAGTTCCATGGGCCGCATATAAAAAAGCATCAGGAATAGATATAGACGGCAATATAGGCTTTTGGGTATTGCCAATTGACATCTTTATTTCAAAAGAAACAGATGTATTTGAATATTCTAATTCATAA
- a CDS encoding iron-containing alcohol dehydrogenase, with protein MESFVFSSPTKIIFGKGTEYQVGEEVKKYSSKVLFCYGGGSIKKSGLYDKVVNSLKEAGVEFIELSGVKPNPRLSLVQEGIKLCRENNIDFILAVGGGSVIDTAKAIAMGAPYDGNVWDFFTGKAKLERALPVGVILTIPATGSEASDATVITNENGWFKVGFHDEMIRPKFAIMNPKLTYTLPAYQTACGVADIMAHVMERYFTNVKNVDLTDRLCEATLKTVINNVRIVLKDPTNYNARAEIMWAGTIAHNGLLGTGRIGDWASHKIEHELSAIYDIAHGAGLAIVFPALMKYVYKHDINRFVQFAVRVWDVDLPYENLEEIALEGIRRMTEFFKEIGLPVTLKEAGISDDRFEEMANKCTNNGNKKIGNFVELGKEDVINIYNLAK; from the coding sequence ATGGAAAGCTTTGTTTTTTCAAGCCCTACAAAAATTATTTTTGGTAAGGGAACAGAATATCAAGTGGGTGAAGAGGTAAAAAAGTATAGCAGCAAAGTATTATTTTGCTATGGCGGAGGAAGCATAAAGAAATCTGGTCTTTACGATAAAGTTGTAAATTCTTTAAAAGAAGCTGGAGTTGAGTTTATAGAGCTATCAGGGGTAAAGCCTAATCCACGGCTTAGCCTTGTGCAGGAAGGAATAAAATTATGCCGAGAAAACAATATCGATTTTATTTTAGCTGTTGGTGGAGGAAGTGTTATTGACACTGCAAAGGCTATTGCAATGGGTGCGCCTTATGATGGCAATGTGTGGGACTTTTTTACAGGAAAAGCAAAGCTTGAAAGGGCTTTACCTGTAGGTGTTATTTTAACCATCCCCGCAACAGGAAGTGAAGCAAGCGATGCTACAGTCATCACAAATGAAAATGGATGGTTCAAAGTAGGGTTTCATGATGAAATGATTAGACCTAAGTTTGCAATTATGAATCCAAAGCTTACATATACTCTTCCTGCTTATCAAACAGCCTGTGGTGTTGCGGATATTATGGCCCACGTAATGGAAAGATATTTTACAAATGTCAAAAATGTTGATTTGACTGATAGGCTTTGTGAGGCTACTTTAAAAACTGTTATAAACAATGTTCGTATTGTGCTAAAAGATCCAACAAATTACAATGCAAGGGCAGAAATTATGTGGGCAGGTACTATTGCACACAATGGTTTATTGGGCACTGGAAGAATAGGAGACTGGGCTTCCCATAAGATTGAACATGAATTAAGTGCCATTTACGATATTGCACATGGGGCGGGACTTGCAATTGTCTTTCCAGCCTTGATGAAATATGTATACAAACATGATATAAATCGTTTTGTACAATTTGCTGTAAGAGTATGGGATGTGGACCTACCTTATGAAAACCTCGAAGAGATAGCATTAGAGGGTATAAGACGAATGACAGAATTTTTTAAAGAGATTGGTCTTCCTGTTACGCTCAAAGAAGCAGGCATTTCTGATGACAGATTTGAAGAGATGGCCAATAAATGTACAAACAATGGCAACAAAAAAATTGGCAATTTTGTAGAATTAGGAAAGGAAGATGTTATCAATATATATAACTTAGCAAAGTAA
- a CDS encoding transglycosylase domain-containing protein yields the protein MENKANLKRSERRKHKEKSKNKSTVRSILKFIIYAVIILIFAGIGAIGGKVLAIIKNTPPISQEALTSQNQSSIVYANDSNGQWKRVAILHGADNRLWVPIEKIPKDLQNAFVAIEDQRFYRNNLGIDPKRIIGALIADIKAGGKPVQGASTITQQLVKNTMLSSEKTLSRKIQEAVLAWRLEQKYSKQQILEAYLNTIYLGGPNVNAYGVQAAALAYFGKDVSQLNLAECAMIAGITNNPSLYSPYANLEAATERQHLVLKEMLEQGYITKEQYDKAIAEKLVFKKTNFTTYDHKYFIDQVINDVADALSKKLNISHDEAINKIYNGGLRIYSTMDLRIQSYIEEAFKNPKLFPVNSKIKDEAQGAMVVMDWKTGEVKGLVGGRDTSNIVRGFNRATQAYRQPGSSIKPLTVYAPALESGLTAATVVDDVPTTFGNWTPHNYESSTYRGLVTLREALTHSLNIPAVKVVDRIGIATSANYGKKFGLDITKNDMYLPALALGGLYKGVTPLQEAAAYGAIANGGVYTTPITFTKITDSEGNLILENKPLRHVVLSEQNAYILTSIMEDVVKYGTGTRARLPNMPVAGKTGTTDNYSNAWFTGFTPYYVATVWMGYDNNSMTLRDDRRGVVVGGSFPAEMWKTVMLQIHKDLPYKDFVRPPGIISVTVCKDSGELPTDLCHLDPRGDRTYAEIFAQGTQPTTYCTVHVTAKINFQNGKLATALTPPELVKDAVFIDPPGRTPAQNAVARDGKYVVPTQYDDTTSILPGNNESNNDSAPTDNGQQPPSDNNNNTQPPGGESPNPPLNNDNTQTNPDNTQNTNSNILQKLFPRKGNNRP from the coding sequence ATGGAAAATAAGGCAAATTTAAAGCGCAGTGAAAGAAGAAAGCATAAAGAAAAAAGTAAAAATAAAAGTACAGTAAGGAGTATATTAAAATTTATAATATATGCTGTTATAATCTTGATATTTGCAGGGATTGGGGCGATTGGCGGCAAAGTTTTGGCTATAATTAAAAATACTCCACCAATTTCACAGGAGGCTTTGACATCACAAAACCAGTCCTCTATTGTATATGCGAATGATAGCAATGGACAATGGAAAAGAGTAGCAATACTTCACGGCGCTGACAACAGACTGTGGGTTCCTATAGAAAAAATACCCAAAGATTTACAGAATGCTTTTGTTGCTATAGAAGACCAAAGGTTTTACAGAAATAATCTTGGGATAGACCCGAAGAGAATCATTGGAGCGCTTATTGCAGATATTAAAGCAGGGGGTAAACCGGTTCAAGGAGCAAGTACAATAACGCAACAGCTTGTAAAGAATACTATGCTTTCCAGCGAAAAGACGCTTTCAAGAAAAATACAAGAGGCTGTCCTTGCGTGGAGATTAGAGCAAAAGTACTCAAAACAGCAAATACTTGAAGCTTACCTTAATACCATATATCTTGGAGGACCTAATGTAAATGCGTATGGAGTCCAGGCGGCAGCTTTAGCTTACTTTGGCAAAGACGTAAGCCAGTTGAATTTAGCTGAGTGTGCTATGATTGCTGGTATTACCAATAATCCTTCACTGTATTCACCTTATGCAAATTTAGAAGCTGCTACAGAAAGGCAACACCTTGTTTTGAAAGAGATGCTCGAACAAGGATATATTACAAAAGAACAATATGACAAGGCAATAGCAGAAAAACTGGTATTCAAAAAAACAAATTTTACCACATATGACCATAAATATTTTATAGACCAAGTGATAAACGACGTAGCTGATGCACTGTCTAAAAAGCTCAACATCTCCCATGATGAAGCAATAAACAAAATATACAACGGAGGGCTCAGAATTTATTCAACAATGGATTTGAGAATACAAAGTTATATTGAGGAGGCGTTTAAAAATCCGAAACTTTTCCCTGTAAATTCAAAAATTAAAGATGAAGCCCAAGGTGCAATGGTTGTGATGGATTGGAAAACAGGTGAAGTCAAAGGACTCGTAGGTGGCCGTGATACTTCTAATATAGTTAGAGGATTCAATAGGGCAACTCAAGCTTATAGACAGCCTGGTTCTTCAATAAAACCTCTTACGGTTTACGCACCAGCTTTAGAGAGTGGGCTTACTGCTGCAACAGTTGTTGATGATGTTCCCACGACTTTTGGCAATTGGACTCCTCACAATTACGAAAGTTCGACTTACAGAGGACTTGTAACGTTGAGAGAAGCTTTGACTCATTCATTAAACATTCCTGCGGTCAAAGTTGTTGATAGAATAGGGATAGCTACTTCTGCTAATTATGGCAAAAAGTTTGGACTTGATATAACCAAGAATGACATGTATTTACCTGCTCTTGCTCTTGGAGGCCTTTACAAAGGGGTTACGCCGCTTCAAGAAGCTGCTGCTTATGGGGCAATTGCAAATGGAGGAGTTTACACAACCCCTATCACATTTACAAAGATTACAGATTCTGAAGGGAATTTGATTTTAGAAAATAAACCGTTAAGACATGTAGTTTTAAGCGAGCAAAATGCTTATATATTGACGAGTATAATGGAAGACGTTGTAAAATATGGGACAGGTACTCGTGCAAGGCTTCCTAATATGCCTGTTGCTGGGAAAACAGGTACTACTGATAATTACAGCAATGCATGGTTTACCGGTTTTACACCTTATTATGTTGCAACAGTGTGGATGGGTTATGACAATAATTCAATGACTTTGAGAGATGATAGAAGAGGCGTTGTTGTAGGTGGCTCTTTTCCTGCAGAAATGTGGAAGACAGTTATGCTTCAAATACACAAAGACTTACCCTATAAAGATTTTGTAAGACCGCCAGGAATCATTTCTGTCACAGTATGTAAGGATTCCGGAGAACTTCCTACGGATTTGTGCCATTTGGATCCTCGGGGTGACAGAACCTATGCTGAAATTTTTGCACAGGGTACTCAACCCACAACTTATTGCACTGTTCATGTTACAGCAAAAATAAATTTTCAAAATGGAAAGCTTGCAACTGCTTTAACGCCTCCTGAGCTTGTAAAAGATGCTGTATTTATAGACCCGCCAGGTAGAACACCAGCGCAAAATGCAGTGGCACGAGATGGGAAATATGTAGTGCCGACGCAATATGATGACACCACTTCAATATTACCGGGGAATAATGAATCTAATAATGACAGCGCACCAACTGATAATGGCCAGCAGCCACCATCTGACAATAACAACAACACACAACCTCCTGGTGGAGAATCACCTAATCCGCCACTTAATAATGACAATACTCAGACGAATCCTGACAATACTCAAAATACAAACTCTAATATCTTACAAAAACTCTTTCCAAGAAAAGGAAATAACAGACCATAA
- a CDS encoding WD40 repeat domain-containing protein, with the protein MKKIIFLIVILVIILSGCSDLKTPGEAIKPPKNMAAVISQDGNLPLWTISSSGERFFDTAFISDDKIATLVYKDSGIYLRSYKKSEMIKEKFLGTKADYRILDKALGRFVVKKGEAEIILYDDKLNAILNFNVEAKKDVYQKNALDAILSPDGNVLAISNVYYKDNYPVDGEIILFNKGKIVQKIDNVIPQLANFSDDSGKFLFVDLSSENKGNNTFVYSREGNQIKGMKVPIYSSIMKENLNIAKVAAVLSGDGNAILFSNYYGDGLYIEKLNDNKIKIPMATERFYTNKNATKFVIGNYGVSKIYDGYGKLLDYIVVNYGLINDVHFEGNNTFFAVNGTTVPNSKSKDYIGVMDESGNMVWTAKVYDTVAMLRFSPDGKKIMAQSSRFISVYDYHNDKIDVIPRPINGKYPEFIWKRVLNEDNEGESAFIFTDEVGNIYAAKNKTLIKSTKNGNQFWIVDTSKPIKFFALSQNGEMIALAVEDDKGSEIIVYNKSGMVISHKYIRKGHQITSIAVSPDGKYFSYAVSTPENEEYGSFIDLFNDKGYMIWEQKIKSIHVYNLDINKNVVTACFNDGKFSGYLALDFSGRMLYNKDMKNNMPFIKSSRDGQIFFIMGLDDEFAFYNREGTSLSESYTKKGIIQDVLMSEDGKVAVLISSSEDYKKYDITFFNNFKAIKNVTSDWGITKAVMTPDGKYVVILSREYSNIMNNDNKLTMYDSEGNTLYTYYHKSGIYDISVTDDGTNLYLYCADGYVYRYRNK; encoded by the coding sequence TTGAAAAAAATTATTTTTTTGATAGTCATTTTAGTGATAATTTTATCAGGATGTAGTGATTTAAAAACGCCAGGGGAAGCTATAAAACCTCCTAAGAATATGGCAGCTGTCATTTCGCAGGATGGAAATTTGCCCCTTTGGACAATTAGCAGCAGTGGAGAGAGGTTTTTTGATACGGCTTTTATATCGGATGACAAAATTGCTACTTTAGTGTATAAAGACAGTGGCATATATTTGAGAAGTTATAAAAAAAGTGAAATGATTAAAGAGAAATTTTTAGGTACAAAGGCAGATTACAGAATATTAGATAAAGCTTTAGGTAGATTTGTTGTTAAAAAAGGTGAGGCAGAAATAATACTTTATGATGACAAACTAAATGCAATTTTAAATTTTAATGTGGAGGCAAAAAAAGATGTCTATCAAAAAAATGCATTAGATGCCATATTATCTCCTGACGGCAATGTTCTTGCTATTTCAAATGTATATTACAAGGACAATTATCCAGTTGACGGTGAAATTATCCTATTCAATAAAGGGAAGATTGTCCAAAAAATAGATAATGTAATACCGCAACTTGCAAATTTCAGTGATGATAGCGGTAAGTTTTTGTTTGTTGACTTAAGTAGTGAAAATAAAGGCAATAACACTTTTGTATATAGTCGAGAAGGGAATCAGATAAAAGGAATGAAAGTGCCCATTTATTCTTCAATAATGAAGGAAAATTTAAACATAGCAAAAGTTGCGGCTGTATTATCTGGCGATGGAAATGCAATTTTGTTTTCTAATTATTATGGTGATGGGCTATATATAGAAAAATTAAATGACAATAAGATAAAAATTCCGATGGCAACAGAAAGATTTTACACTAATAAAAATGCGACCAAATTTGTCATAGGCAATTATGGAGTTTCTAAGATTTATGATGGTTATGGAAAACTTTTAGATTATATTGTAGTGAACTATGGACTTATAAATGATGTACATTTTGAAGGTAACAATACTTTCTTTGCGGTAAATGGGACGACGGTTCCTAATTCAAAGAGTAAAGATTACATAGGTGTTATGGATGAAAGCGGAAATATGGTATGGACTGCGAAAGTTTATGATACTGTGGCTATGCTTAGATTTTCTCCAGATGGCAAAAAGATTATGGCACAGTCCTCAAGATTTATATCGGTGTACGACTATCACAATGATAAAATAGATGTTATACCTCGTCCTATAAATGGTAAATATCCTGAATTTATTTGGAAAAGGGTATTAAATGAAGATAATGAAGGGGAAAGTGCTTTTATATTTACAGATGAAGTAGGAAATATTTATGCTGCGAAAAATAAAACTTTGATAAAATCAACAAAAAATGGTAATCAGTTTTGGATTGTAGATACAAGTAAGCCGATTAAATTTTTCGCTTTGTCTCAAAATGGGGAAATGATCGCTTTAGCTGTAGAAGATGACAAAGGTAGTGAAATTATAGTTTACAATAAGTCGGGAATGGTGATATCTCACAAATATATAAGAAAGGGGCATCAAATCACTTCAATTGCAGTATCCCCTGATGGAAAATATTTTTCTTATGCTGTATCCACTCCTGAAAATGAGGAATATGGGTCATTTATAGACTTATTTAATGATAAAGGGTACATGATATGGGAACAAAAAATTAAATCAATACATGTTTATAATTTGGATATAAATAAAAATGTGGTTACTGCATGTTTTAATGATGGTAAATTTTCAGGATATTTAGCTTTAGATTTTAGTGGTAGAATGCTTTATAATAAAGATATGAAAAACAATATGCCTTTTATAAAAAGTTCGAGAGATGGCCAAATATTTTTTATAATGGGCTTAGATGATGAATTTGCGTTTTATAATAGAGAAGGTACGTCCTTAAGTGAAAGTTATACCAAGAAGGGCATTATACAAGATGTATTAATGTCTGAGGATGGTAAAGTTGCAGTATTGATATCTTCTAGTGAAGATTATAAAAAGTACGATATCACTTTTTTCAATAATTTTAAAGCCATAAAAAATGTAACTTCAGATTGGGGTATTACAAAAGCAGTCATGACACCTGATGGAAAGTACGTTGTAATTCTATCGCGGGAATACAGTAATATAATGAATAATGATAATAAATTGACCATGTATGACAGTGAAGGAAATACGTTATATACTTATTATCATAAAAGTGGTATTTATGATATTTCGGTTACAGATGACGGTACGAATTTGTACTTGTATTGTGCAGACGGTTATGTATACAGATATCGCAATAAATAG